Proteins encoded in a region of the Cygnus olor isolate bCygOlo1 chromosome 4, bCygOlo1.pri.v2, whole genome shotgun sequence genome:
- the LOC121070231 gene encoding palladin-like isoform X2: protein MEKWCLSTFALFDYFCLTPSHTYNSMQDRNCGQSLPLSLMLKEAYSAERGTNKGYPGNMSEASSCHDFFCDSLSDMQNGEFSSELSAFLTQEEICKSLDIAREAIASSVKENQNAAAEFTHFNTSLSSASEHASFWDTKLHEQDTLQRPQTSSLTSSAASHIPSTSQKEQFTSPQTASCFATVSRKQAGTSPLLPASPSFIRSLKHSEQYGPGAPKTCPKSELASQGEVPFRNKLCDKAATFIEELSSIFREAAKTRGRSPDGDSSSPDSGYLSPKKKQSTLSTSRNQDFDKLHQETEPGAKLSGVHLNREHLSEKESITQSEMVLCHPFISQASPPQFTQKLRSQEVAEGNKVLLECRVAGNPVPDVRFIQ, encoded by the exons atggaaaaatggTGTTTGAGTACCTTTGCACTGTTTGACTATTTCTGTTTGACACCTTCACATACCTACAACAG CATGCAAGACAGAAACTGTGGCCAATCATTGCCTCTTTCTTTAATGCTGAAGGAGGCTTACAGTGCAGAGAGAGGCACCAATAAGGGATATCCTGGAAACATGTCAGAAGCTTCATCCTGCCATGACTTTTTCTGTGATTCCCTATCAGACATGCAGAATGGAGAATTTTCAAGTGAACTTTCTGCCTTCCTTACCCAGGAGGAGATATGTAAGAGCCTTGATATAGCTCGGGAAGCAATTGCCAGTTCTGTGAAGGAGAATCAGAATGCAGCAGCAGAGTTCACTCATTTCAACACCTCTCTTTCTAGTGCTTCAGAGCATGCTTCTTTCTGGGATACCAAACTGCATGAGCAAGATACTTTACAGAGGCCTCAAACAAGCAGTCTGACTTCATCTGCTGCAAGTCACATTCCCTCGACAAGTCAGAAAGAGCAATTCACCTCACCTCAAACAGCAAGTTGTTTTGCCACAGTCTCTAGGAAGCAAGCAGGCACCTCACCTTTGCTACCTGCTAGTCCCAGCTTTATTAGAAGCCTGAAACATTCAGAGCAGTATGGTCCAGGTGCGCCCAAGACATGCCCAAAGTCTGAATTAGCATCCCAGGGAGAAGTTCCTTTCAGGAATAAGCTGTGTGACAAAGCTGCCACATTCATTGAGGAACTGTCATCTATATTTAGAGAGGCAGCGAAGACAAGAGGCCGAAGTCCTGATGGGGactcttcttctccagacagCGGATACCTGTCTCCTAAGAAGAAACAATCAACTCTAAGTACCTCAAGGAACCAGGACTTTGATAAGCTACATCAAGAAACTGAGCCTGGGGCAAAATTATCTGGGGTTCATCTCAACAGAGAGCACCTCTCTGAAAAGGAGAGCATCACTCAGAGTGAAATGGTCCTTTGCCACCCGTTCATCAGTCAGGCTTCACCACCTCAGTTCACTCAGAAGCTCCGCAGCCAGGAAGTTGCTGAAGGAAACAAAGTGTTGCTGGAGTGCAGAGTTGCTGGCAACCCGGTCCCTGATGTCAG
- the LOC121070231 gene encoding palladin-like isoform X1, with protein MMKMLFSSVETPQKNSSKNMEKWCLSTFALFDYFCLTPSHTYNSMQDRNCGQSLPLSLMLKEAYSAERGTNKGYPGNMSEASSCHDFFCDSLSDMQNGEFSSELSAFLTQEEICKSLDIAREAIASSVKENQNAAAEFTHFNTSLSSASEHASFWDTKLHEQDTLQRPQTSSLTSSAASHIPSTSQKEQFTSPQTASCFATVSRKQAGTSPLLPASPSFIRSLKHSEQYGPGAPKTCPKSELASQGEVPFRNKLCDKAATFIEELSSIFREAAKTRGRSPDGDSSSPDSGYLSPKKKQSTLSTSRNQDFDKLHQETEPGAKLSGVHLNREHLSEKESITQSEMVLCHPFISQASPPQFTQKLRSQEVAEGNKVLLECRVAGNPVPDVRFIQ; from the exons ATGATGAAGATGCTCTTCAGTAGTGTG GAAACTCCTCAGAAAAACTCTTccaaaaacatggaaaaatggTGTTTGAGTACCTTTGCACTGTTTGACTATTTCTGTTTGACACCTTCACATACCTACAACAG CATGCAAGACAGAAACTGTGGCCAATCATTGCCTCTTTCTTTAATGCTGAAGGAGGCTTACAGTGCAGAGAGAGGCACCAATAAGGGATATCCTGGAAACATGTCAGAAGCTTCATCCTGCCATGACTTTTTCTGTGATTCCCTATCAGACATGCAGAATGGAGAATTTTCAAGTGAACTTTCTGCCTTCCTTACCCAGGAGGAGATATGTAAGAGCCTTGATATAGCTCGGGAAGCAATTGCCAGTTCTGTGAAGGAGAATCAGAATGCAGCAGCAGAGTTCACTCATTTCAACACCTCTCTTTCTAGTGCTTCAGAGCATGCTTCTTTCTGGGATACCAAACTGCATGAGCAAGATACTTTACAGAGGCCTCAAACAAGCAGTCTGACTTCATCTGCTGCAAGTCACATTCCCTCGACAAGTCAGAAAGAGCAATTCACCTCACCTCAAACAGCAAGTTGTTTTGCCACAGTCTCTAGGAAGCAAGCAGGCACCTCACCTTTGCTACCTGCTAGTCCCAGCTTTATTAGAAGCCTGAAACATTCAGAGCAGTATGGTCCAGGTGCGCCCAAGACATGCCCAAAGTCTGAATTAGCATCCCAGGGAGAAGTTCCTTTCAGGAATAAGCTGTGTGACAAAGCTGCCACATTCATTGAGGAACTGTCATCTATATTTAGAGAGGCAGCGAAGACAAGAGGCCGAAGTCCTGATGGGGactcttcttctccagacagCGGATACCTGTCTCCTAAGAAGAAACAATCAACTCTAAGTACCTCAAGGAACCAGGACTTTGATAAGCTACATCAAGAAACTGAGCCTGGGGCAAAATTATCTGGGGTTCATCTCAACAGAGAGCACCTCTCTGAAAAGGAGAGCATCACTCAGAGTGAAATGGTCCTTTGCCACCCGTTCATCAGTCAGGCTTCACCACCTCAGTTCACTCAGAAGCTCCGCAGCCAGGAAGTTGCTGAAGGAAACAAAGTGTTGCTGGAGTGCAGAGTTGCTGGCAACCCGGTCCCTGATGTCAG